In a genomic window of Scheffersomyces stipitis CBS 6054 chromosome 4, complete sequence:
- the ADD3.3 gene encoding ATP-dependent DNA helicase (hypothetical ORF present in 3-4 copies in genome. Not conserved. Tandem repeat.) → MSTQAPGYSSHNPITLDSDSNSDSDSDQNFEDALDDFSQVDIKCENSNLVSTDEHIWSSPQSLRRSSPCSSMQTTPARTNVFKDELDYLAKNNFVFVESLGYFYSEKRHLFISSDSKYATSRLYIKSKQGFLDLISKLTKQSPYYNQIEGESNIVNVATIPSPIPGIEAEEFAFCDSCKYTRNIGHLPVKCASHGYMRRGEGYRVESGGFFLLKEFPRMPSLPATPPPSTPNVTEGIQATLCSSPISLRSSFINRELKGPRFTNRDLQVQLKGSIITNMCVSESDNMSANAFLKKYANIVYIPNVGLYWHEQERIFLDTNSEIAHNSLCTIIERYMFLYIHMQAFISNSKYWNLLAGIDALVETDKTIIWLDEPLQVIEPSVIQYCPNCINSPISNDRCDVDNLNILTGMGYRIESGSIFLLKSSGEMTGQGKDAPDSEYIASESDTLFVGDIQEGGSRSVDIASDMEIGTVDNGQECVELKVVNGASESDTLFSDEHDSRSVEIASDMETCTVDDNVQEGDFRSFDNASDSDMVDNCVQPTKYYMCHTCKYMSHHSSVTAHIKRAKHQREEGPEKHVVFGYSVRNVEAKTNYFCVQDSSVVDSFYEPAKRIPDLQNVDQFLNRYSGHEYTKYRSFLSTSHDKRWPRLVQLCKKYVSKKRISLTPRSSLSLLITNPRFCTTPKSASRYGLMLARFLYVAMKMCELREHKAMKDFDQVFCANKKQGLRRFFSQMKIFGAFWLLSPVPMLQEDDPNAMEDVFMNSLMVCLLDEGRIGFKIKSYRCDFCSGLSFAFKCIAVDVMKKDKSYVRPFVEDCNRSVSIALNFGRFCKFSADVHSLSPRTFGRTMNVLHVGDKIRINTFEVGLDDIKKWVHTAIQQYVLEVEELFMDINITPTMAMNEMMAAQKPRVVGMPQTSYNWDQRDIDRCLEINSVDKYDIKSLQYFRRRLSRLNDLFFYMILLTCGSPYRLTELYSVLIRNEERLGSNVFVADGMLGLFTNNGKNSMKYSRERPILKMLPEEVSECLAHYIYFVRPFEHTLVEYQEQTGSLSHTEFKKLSDKYKFHLFVGEKQIKNSTTLGKSFRKFINKTTPKLRGIMYGEIRQVLSYFVGANVSGMIGLQIKIDNTLAEQAGHSFSRFVESYATNRDAYNHVMLQRMRDCSVAWHTCLEMSTLQIFTPSVFTRNEPPKLTGEELIEAGRQMFGQHFKFKEGQQQATSDVANCFSMMVAINSGKTTSCIIAMLAELNFSQRQSQRGRKIYLVTIFVVPYISTLNSTVRQLTDLGFKVRTFHGSAGQANDYDVLLMSLEEGHLRYLNQVVRHFESTVHQGRSFLRRVVVDDAHVLQMKEYAVDGNRNVPVVFLTSFLPQASDNSMRTLFNLDRLGRVSSSERSLPHKEFTLFKKPNVSSINQTILERIRSLGSALVFVQSRENVLYMEHHLTEEEVQCIGIYGPPQCRTAALNKMASENIKVVVTTAEAMVGLHEFESTTVLFAYAIKNPIELLVASQFSSGKVEMVLYNTCSSKFQRDLLNECVNIILMRHMRLREETCYDAGKEQCHVCFNKRRRRLYYSIS, encoded by the coding sequence ATGAGTACTCAAGCACCAGGCTATTCAAGTCATAATCCAATAACTTTGGATCTGGATCTGAACCTGGACCTGGACCTGGACCAGAACTTCGAAGATGCTCTAGACGATTTCAGTCAAGTAGATATCAAATGTGAAAATTCCAATCTCGTTTCTACCGATGAGCATATTTGGTCGAGCCCTCAATCGTTAAGGCGAAGCCTGCcatgttcttcaatgcaAACTACTCCAGCGAGGACAAATGTGTTCAAAGACGAACTTGACTACTTGGCCAAAAATAACTTTGTGTTTGTTGAGTCTCTAGGATACTTCTACCTGGAAAAGAGACATTTATTCATATCTTCAGATTCGAAATATGCTACTTCCAGATTATATATAAAGTCAAAGCAAGGATTTCTTGACCTCATTAGCAAACTAACAAAACAATCACCTTATTACAACCAAATAGAAGGCGAGTCAAATATTGTGAATGTGGCTACCATTCCAAGCCCTATCCCTGGCATTGAAGCCGAAGAATTTGCCTTCTGTGATTCATGTAAGTACACCAGAAACATTGGTCACCTCCCAGTGAAATGTGCCAGTCATGGATACATGAGAAGGGGAGAAGGCTATAGAGTGGAACTGGGTggtttctttctattgAAGGAATTCCCACGTATGCCTTCTTTACCTGCTACTCCTCCGCCAAGCACTCCAAATGTGACTGAAGGAATTCAGGCAACACTTTGCTCTTCTCCCATCTCTCTCCGATCTAGCTTCATCAATAGGGAATTAAAGGGCCCTCGCTTCACCAATAGAGACTTACAAGTCCAATTGAAGGGTTCTATAATTACCAATATGTGTGTGAGTGAGTCTGATAATATGAGCGCTAATGCCTTTTTGAAAAAATACGCCAATATTGTATACATTCCTAATGTGGGATTATACTGGCACGAACAGGAACGTATATTTTTGGATACAAACTCTGAAATTGCTCACAACTCGTTGTGTACTATCATTGAAAGATATATGTttctatatatacatatGCAGGCATTTATATCAAATTCCAAGTACTGGAATTTGCTAGCCGGCATTGATGCATTGGTCGAGACTGACAAAACTATTATTTGGTTGGACGAACCCCTTCAAGTCATAGAGCCTTCAGTTATCCAGTACTGCCCTAATTGTATCAATTCGCCTATCAGCAATGATCGTTGTGATGTCGACAATCTTAATATTCTAACTGGAATGGGATACAGAATCGAGCTGGGGTCGATTTTCTTATTGAAACTGAGTGGAGAAATGACGGGCCAAGGTAAGGATGCTCCTGATTCTGAATATATTGCTTCTGAGTCGGATACTCTTTTCGTGGGAGATATTCAAGAAGGCGGCTCAAGGTCGGTAGACATAGCTTCTGATATGGAAATTGGCACAGTAGATAATGGTCAAGAATGTGTGGAATTGAAGGTAGTAAATGGTGCTTCTGAATCGGATACTCTTTTCCTGGACGAACATGACTCTAGGTCGGTAGAGATAGCTTCTGACATGGAAACTTGTACAGTAGATGACaatgttcaagaaggtgACTTTAGGTCATTTGACAATgcttctgattctgatatGGTAGATAATTGCGTACAACCAACTAAATACTACATGTGTCATACGTGTAAGTACATGTCCCACCACTCCAGCGTTACCGCTCATATAAAAAGAGCCAAGCACCAACGAGAAGAGGGACCTGAAAAACATGTTGTCTTTGGCTACAGTGTTCGAAACGTAGAGGCCAAGACGAACTACTTCTGTGTTCAAGATCTGAGCGTAGTGGATAGTTTTTACGAACCAGCAAAGAGGATTCCTGATTTGCAAAATGTAGATCAGTTTTTAAACAGATACAGTGGACATGAGTATACAAAATACCGTTCTTTTTTATCCACGTCTCATGACAAAAGATGGCCACGTTTGGTACAATTGTGCAAGAAATATGTatcgaagaaaagaatatcaTTGACACCCAGATCTTCCCTCTCATTGCTCATCACAAATCCCAGATTTTGCACCACCCCAAAGTCTGCCCTGCGATACGGACTCATGCTTGCCAGATTCCTCTATGTTGCAATGAAAATGTGTGAGTTGAGGGAACACAAAGCTATGAAAGACTTTGATCAAGTATTCTGTGCCAACAAAAAACAGGGATTGCgaagatttttcagtcaaatgaagatatttGGCGCGTTCTGGTTGTTGTCTCCGGTGCCAATGTTGCAAGAAGACGATCCAAACGCCATGGAAGATGTCTTTATGAACAGCCTAATGGTGtgtcttcttgatgaaggaaGAATAGgattcaagatcaagtcgtACCGCTGCGATTTTTGCAGTGGTTTATCTTTTGCATTCAAATGCATAGCTGTTGATGTGATGAAAAAAGACAAGTCTTATGTCCGACCTTTTGTTGAGGATTGTAACAGGTCGGTATCCATAGCACTCAACTTTGGCCGATTTTGCAAGTTCAGTGCCGATGTGCACTCGTTGAGTCCTCGTACATTTGGAAGGACCATGAACGTGCTACATGTTGGAGACAAAATAAGAATAAATACATTTGAAGTCGGACTCGACGACATCAAAAAATGGGTCCATACTGCCATTCAGCAATAtgtacttgaagttgaggAACTTTTCATGGACATCAACATCACGCCAACCATGGCCATGAATGAGATGATGGCAGCACAAAAACcaagagttgttggaatgCCTCAAACTAGTTACAACTGGGATCAAAGGGATATCGACAGATGCTTGGAAATTAATCTGGTTGATAAGTATGACATCAAGAGTCTTCAGTATTTCCGTCGCCGACTCTCTAGattgaacgacttgtttTTTTAcatgatcttgttgacgTGTGGGTCTCCATACCGTTTAACGGAATTATACCTGGTTCTTATTCgtaatgaagaaagattggGAAGTAATGTGTTTGTTGCTGATGGGATGCTTGGACTCTTtaccaacaatggaaaGAACAGTATGAAGTATAGTCGAGAACGTCCTATTCTTAAGATGTTGCCCGAAGAGGTGTCAGAGTGTTTGGCTCACTATATCTATTTTGTCCGGCCATTCGAACACACTCTTGTCGAATACCAAGAACAAACCGGTTCATTGAGCCACACagagttcaagaaactaAGTGATAAATACAAGTTCCATTTGTTCGTGGGAGAGAAACAAATCAAAAACAGCACTACTCTTGGAAAATCGTTCCGTAAGTTCATAAATAAAACAACTCCAAAGCTTAGAGGAATCATGTACGGTGAAATAAGACAAGTGCTTTCATATTTTGTTGGGGCGAACGTCTCTGGGATGATTGGATTACAGATCAAGATTGACAACACCCTTGCCGAACAGGCTGGGCATTCGTTTAGTAGGTTTGTCGAAAGTTATGCCACAAATAGAGATGCTTACAATCATGTAATGCTTCAACGAATGAGAGACTGTCTGGTAGCCTGGCATACGTGTTTGGAGATGAGTACTCTTCAGATATTTACGCCTAGCGTATTTACTAGGAACGAACCACCTAAATTGACAGGTGAAGAACTTATAGAGGCTGGCAGACAGATGTTTGGACAAcacttcaagttcaaggagGGCCAGCAACAGGCTACATCGGATGTGGCCAATTGCTTCAGTATGATGGTGGCTATTAACCTGGGAAAGACGACTAGTTGCATCATTGCGATGTTGGCGGAGCTTAATTTCAGTCAACGCCAGTCCCAACGAGGTAGAAAGATCTATTTAGTTACGATATTTGTTGTTCCATACATTTCTACACTCAACTCCACCGTCCGGCAATTGACAGACTTAGGATTCAAGGTGCGTACGTTTCATGGTTCTGCTGGACAGGCCAACGACTATGATGTTCTCTTGATGCTGCTTGAAGAAGGCCACCTTAGATATCTTAATCAGGTAGTCAGACATTTTGAGTCTACAGTTCATCAAGGCAGGAGCTTTCTCCGGCGGGTGGTGGTTGACGATGCCCATGTTTTGCAGATGAAAGAATATGCGGTAGATGGCAATAGAAATGTACCTGTTGTCTTTTTGACGTCATTCCTTCCACAGGCTTCAGACAATTCGATGCGTACATTATTTAATCTCGACCGCTTGGGAAGGGTGTCGTCACTGGAAAGACTGTTGCCTCACAAAGAATTCACTCTCTTCAAAAAGCCGAATGTCAGTTCAATAAATCAGACTATTTTAGAAAGAATTAGGAGTTTGGGTTCAGCGCTTGTGTTTGTTCAATCTCGTGAAAATGTGTTATACATGGAACATCATTTGACTGAAGAGGAGGTTCAATGTATAGGCATCTATGGACCACCACAGTGCAGAACAGCAGCTTTAAATAAGATGGCCAGTGAGAATATCAAGGTTGTGGTCACTACGGCAGAAGCCATGGTCGGACTTCATGAGTTCGAATCTACCACCGTTTTGTTTGCATATGCGATTAAAAACCCGATAGAATTGCTTGTTGCCAGTCAATTTAGTAGTGGGAAGGTGGAGATGGTGTTGTACAACACTTGTTCCTCCAAGTTTCAACGGGACTTATTGAACGAATGTGTCAACATAATATTAATGAGACACATGCGTTTAAGGGAAGAAACCTGTTATGATGCTGGCAAGGAGCAGTGTCATGTTTGtttcaacaagagaagaagaagattataCTACCTGATTTCATGA
- the ADD3.1 gene encoding ATP-dependent DNA helicase (hypothetical ORF present in 3-4 copies in genome. Not conserved. Tandem repeat.): MTSKTIIIPKPSNAQISLSQSLSNNETPMSTQAPGYSSCNPINLDSESNSESDSNFEDALNDFSQKDIKCENSNGEHIWQIPQTYRQSPQSYRQSPQSYMQSSPSSTMQATPTKTNSSKDKFDYLAKNSFVFVESLGYFYSEKGQFFVSSDSRYADYKLSTKSKQSYLDFIRKTTKQSPYYNQIERESNIVNVATIPNPIPGIDVVDFAFCDTCKETRNVGRLPVKCPSHGYMRRGEGYKVESGGFFLLKEYQRRPSLPDTPPPSTPNVTVRSPARLCSSPIFDRSFFINRELMGSRFTNRALQVQLKGSLITNMCVSQCENMTANAFLQKYANIVYIPYVGLYWHEHKCMFLVRNSAIVRNSLSTIIDRYMFLEIHMQAVLLNSNYWHLLTGFNALVETAKTIIWLNEPLQGIEPLVIHYCPNCINSAITDGRCEVDNLNALTGMGYRMEQGSIFLLKSSGEMTGQRRNASESEYIASDSDALFVGEDDLRSVDLASDMETFTVDDVQEGDFRSFDEASDSDIDFADDNVQEDEELIDLAIDNVTESHNDESEISAYDTDDDYDNEHGSDEDLLYDNGLVSNSTVSGWSQLKSKGIIRINNLVWSRGKNHFLDISSSTFRSFLSESVSHAQCTQMLEHIQEYIEAMPQYYRLPEGTKGRTFEISRAFSRLPPTIHTYCSECGFVIGFNENNENIRSTTRHAKNTGHDRFISREGYAIKAATGFNLLVIFGSNETISTGELEDSDFDDEELVIPSFEDESETNHEYIVEPYSTDEEETDCEQESRTLPPPTQEEQNVVAELLEESHSLVYDPIHCLYYYITNERYIDVDARFFKNILEEIGDGKSRIRNLVERVISTQIIDSSKFQNKITRGHIYWSQNISQVASSKKLCYCKQCYQVFKTKTAFSRHRRERASMVDREYAGHDKRGDFQGYLIERPRGLYYAIGIQDEAVAAAEAEAAAVAEAVAVAGAEAEDEAQAQAAAPVQDSTGPSRQWVMGGPGWTVEEYEGKVKWLEGKLGMAPDQYLARHNYLLVKELGLYYDFKQKWFRSISHRLVRKVFFGGLMSSVRNVLISYMLHNMGRKYEYMLAPSHHQHVVTLEAAVKYDGPVVVVEDGIEKHLDFKLVDNCVQPTKYYMCHVCKFISHHARVSIHIKQAKHQREEGPEKHIVYGYSVRNAEAKTNYFRIQDSSLVDNFFKPTKSIPDLRSVDPFLSRYKAHEYTKYRSFLNKSGDKRWPRLVQLCKTYVSKKRLSLTPGSSLSVLITNSRFCSTPNSASPYGPMLARFLYVAMKMCELKEHQAMKDFDQVFCANKKQGLRRFFSQMKIFGVFWLLSPVQVLQEDDANCMEDVFMRSLMVCLIDEAGVGFKITSYRCDFCCAVLFAFKCIAVDVMKKDESYIYPFVQDCNKTGSISLNFGRFCKFNNELHSLSPRTIGRTIQVMRVGDKVKINGFEVALDDIKRWVHAAIEQYVLETQELFKDIILTPAMAMHEMVAAQKKRVVGVPMTGYRWDQRDIDTCLENNSVDKSDSKSLQYCRRRLSRLNDFLFYMILLTCGSPYRLTELYSVLIRDAHRLGSNVFVADGMLGLFTNNGKNTMKYSRVRPIVKMLPEEVSECLAHYIYFVRPFEHKLVEYEEQTGSMNVTEFENLSDKYKLHLFMGEKNIKSSTVLGKSFRQFMASTTPYLRGLNYGEIRQVLSYLVAENVSGMVGLQIIIDKALAEQAGHSFNRFVESYATNRDGYNHVMLRRMRDCSAAWHKCLEMSTLQIFSPSIWIEDEPPKLTGEELLDAGRQMFGQHFKFKKGQQRAASDVANCFSMTVAINSGKTTCCIIAMLAELSFSRRQSERGRKIHLVTILVVPYISILNSTIRQLTELGFKVRTFRGVDASVNDYDVLLMSVEDGQLRYLNQVIRYFESTAHQGRSFLRRVVIDDAHILQMKDFVVDGNRNVPVVFLTSFLPQVSDNSMRTLFSLNRLGRVSSQEPSLPHKEYILFKKPNTASINQMILNRVRSLGSALVLVQSNVDVLYLEHVLDEEDVLCIGICGEPQSRTAALNKMVRENIKVVVATAQAMVGLDEFEARTVLFAYSIKDPIELLVGSQLSSGKVEMVLYNTSSSKFQRDLLDSCVNIILMRHMRLTEESCYDAGKEQCHFCVNKRRRLEEIG; this comes from the coding sequence AtgacttcaaaaacaattATAATTCCAAAACCCTCCAATGCTCAAATATCGCTCTCTCAGTCATTGTCGAATAATGAAACCCCAATGAGTACTCAAGCACCAGGCTATTCAAGTTGTAATCCAATAAATTTGGATCTGGAACTGAATCTGGAGCTGGATCTGAACTTCGAAGATGCTTTAAATGACTTCAGTCAAAAAGATATCAAATGTGAAAATTCCAACGGTGAGCACATTTGGCAGATCCCCCAAACATATAGGCAGAGTCCCCAATCGTATAGACAGAGTCCTCAATCGTATATGCAGAGTCTGCCAAGTTCTACAATGCAAGCTACTCCAACAAAGACTAATCTGTCAAAAGACAAATTTGActacttggccaagaatTCCTTTGTGTTTGTTGAGTCTCTTGGATACTTCTACCTGGAAAAAGGACAGTTTTTTGTCTCGTCAGATTCGAGATATGCAGACTACAAGTTAAGCACAAAGTCGAAGCAAAGCTATCTTGACTTCATTAGGAAAACAACAAAACAATCACCTTATTATAACCAAATAGAACGTGAGTCAAATATTGTCAATGTGGCTACTATTCCAAACCCGATCCCTGGCATTGATGTAGTAGACTTCGCCTTTTGTGATACCTGtaaagaaaccagaaatgTTGGCCGTCTCCCGGTCAAATGCCCCAGTCATGGATACATGAGAAGAGGAGAAGGCTATAAAGTGGAACTGGGGGGgttttttcttttgaaaGAATACCAACGTAGACCTTCCTTACCAGATACTCCTCCGCCAAGCACTCCAAATGTGACAGTTCGAAGTCCAGCCAgactttgttcttctccCATCTTCGATCGTTCTTTTTTCATAAATAGGGAACTAATGGGCTCTCGCTTCACCAATAGAGCCTTACAAGTCCAATTGAAGGGTTCTCTAATCACCAATATGTGTGTGAGTCAATGCGAAAATATGACCGCTAATGCCTTTTTGCAAAAATATGCCAATATCGTATACATTCCTTATGTGGGGTTATACTGGCACGAACACAAATGTATGTTTTTGGTTAGAAACTCCGCAATTGTTCGCAACTCGTTGTCTACTATCATTGACAGATACATGTTTCTAGAAATACATATGCAAGCAGTATTATTGAATTCCAACTACTGGCATTTATTAACCGGCTTTAATGCATTGGTCGAGACAGCAAAAACAATTATTTGGTTGAACGAACCCCTTCAAGGCATAGAGCCTTTAGTGATCCACTACTGCCCTAATTGTATCAATTCGGCTATCACCGATGGCCGTTGTGAAGTCGATAATCTAAATGCTCTAACTGGGATGGGATACAGAATGGAGCAGGGGTCAATTTTCTTATTGAAACTGAGTGGAGAAATGACAGGCCAAAGGAGAAATGCTTCTGAATCCGAATATATTGCCTCTGATTCGGATGCTCTTTTCGTTGGCGAAGATGATTTAAGGTCGGTAGACTTAGCTTCTGATATGGAAACCTTTACAGTAGATgatgttcaagaaggagaCTTTAGGTCATTTGATGAAgcttctgattctgatatTGACTTTGCAGATGATaatgttcaagaagatgaagaattgattgaCCTTGCAATAGATAATGTTACTGAATCGCATAATGATGAATCAGAGATTTCAGCCTATGACACTGATGATGACTATGATAATGAGCATGGTTCGGACGAAGATTTATTGTATGATAATGGCCTTGTCAGTAACTCCACTGTTAGTGGATGGTCTCAGTTGAAAAGTAAAGGTATTATTCgaatcaacaatcttgTTTGGCTGAGAGGGAAAAATCACTTTCTTGACATCTCCTCTAGTACTTTCAGGTCATTTCTCCTGGAAAGTGTGTCACATGCACAGTGTACCCAGATGTTAGAACACATTCAGGAATACATCGAAGCCATGCCTCAGTACTACAGACTTCCAGAAGGTACCAAGGGTAGGACATTTGAAATTTCCCGAGCCTTTTCAAGACTCCCTCCAACAATACATACGTACTGTTCGGAATGTGGATTTGTAATAGGATTCAATGAGAACAATGAAAACATAAGAAGCACTACTCGTCACGCAAAGAATACTGGACATGATAGATTCATCAGTCGCGAAGGATATGCAATCAAGGCTGCAACGGgattcaatctcttggtTATATTTGGGTCCAACGAAACAATCAGTACAggagaattggaagataGCGACTTcgatgatgaagagttAGTTATTCCTTCATTCGAAGACGAACTGGAGACTAATCATGAATACATAGTGGAGCCGTACTCGACAGACGAGGAGGAAACTGACTGCGAACAAGAGTCCCGAACTCTTCCACCTCCAACTCAGGAAGAACAAAACGTAGTCGCTGAACTATTGGAGGAATCCCACAGCCTAGTTTACGATCCAATCCACTGTTTATACTACTATATAACAAACGAACGTTATATTGACGTGGATGCAAggtttttcaagaacatattggaagaaattggGGACGGCAAAAGTCGTATTCGAAACTTGGTGGAGCGTGTCATTAGCACTCAAATCATTGACTCCAGCAAATTCCAGAACAAGATAACAAGAGGCCATATCTACTGGAGTCAAAATATTTCCCAAGTTGCTAGCTCGAAGAAGTTATGCTATTGTAAACAGTGCTATCAGGTTTTTAAAACAAAAACTGCCTTTTCTAGGCACAGGCGCGAACGTGCAAGCATGGTCGACAGAGAATATGCTGGTCATGATAAAAGAGGGGATTTTCAAGGATATCTTATAGAGCGACCAAGGGGCCTATATTATGCAATTGGAATTCAAGATGAAGCCGTAGCTGCagctgaagctgaagcCGCAGCTGTAGCCGAAGCCGTAGCTGTAGCCGGAGCCGAAGCCGAAGACGAAGCTCAGGCACAAGCTGCTGCACCTGTTCAAGATAGTACGGGACCGAGTAGGCAATGGGTTATGGGGGGACCCGGGTGGACGGTAGAAGAATACGAAGGCAAGGTAAAGTGGTTAGAGGGCAAGCTAGGTATGGCACCCGACCAATACTTGGCCAGGCACAACTATTTGCTAGTGAAGGAGCTTGGCTTATACTACGATTTTAAGCAGAAGTGGTTCCGAAGTATATCGCACAGGTTGGTGAGGAAGGTTTTCTTTGGCGGCTTAATGCTGTCGGTGAGGAATGTGTTAATATCTTACATGCTCCACAATATGGGTAGGAAGTATGAATACATGTTGGCACCCAGTCACCATCAACACGTCGTAACTTTGGAAGCAGCAGTAAAATATGACGGCCCAGTGgtggttgttgaagatggcaTCGAAAAGCATCTCgatttcaagttggtagaTAACTGCGTGCAGCCAACTAAATACTACATGTGTCATGTGTGTAAGTTCATTTCTCACCACGCCAGGGTTTCCATTCATATCAAACAAGCCAAGCACCAACGAGAAGAGGGACCTGAAAAACATATTGTCTATGGTTACAGTGTTCGAAACGCAGAGGCCAAGACGAATTACTTCCGAATTCAAGATCTGAGCTTAGTGgataattttttcaaaCCAACAAAGAGCATTCCTGACTTGCGAAGTGTAGATCCATTTTTATCCAGATACAAAGCGCATGAGTATACAAAGTATCGCTCATTTTTAAACAAGTCTGGTGACAAAAGGTGGCCACGTTTGGTACAATTGTGTAAGACATATGTatcgaagaaaagattatCATTGACACCTGGGTCTTCGCTCTCAGTGCTCATCACAAATTCCAGGTTCTGTAGCACTCCAAACTCTGCCCTGCCATACGGACCCATGTTAGCTAGATTTCTCTATGTCGCCATGAAAATGTGTGAGTTGAAGGAACATCAAGCCATGAAAGACTTTGATCAAGTATTCTGTGCCAACAAAAAACAGGGATTACgaagatttttcagtcaaatgaagatattcGGGGTGTTCTGGTTGTTGTCTCCGGTGCAAGTGTTGCAGGAAGACGATGCAAACTGCATGGAAGATGTGTTTATGCGCAGTCTAATGGTGTGTCTAATTGACGAAGCAGGGGTCGGATTCAAAATCACGTCGTACCGGTGCGATTTCTGCTGCGCTGTACTTTTTGCATTCAAATGTATAGCTGTTGATGTGATGAAAAAAGACGAGTCATATATCTATCCTTTTGTTCAGGATTGTAACAAGACAGGGTCAATATCACTCAACTTTGGCCGATTTTGCAAGTTCAATAACGAGCTACATTCGTTAAGTCCTCGTACAATTGGAAGGACCATCCAAGTGATGCGTGTTGGAGACAAGGTCAAAATAAATGGATTTGAAGTAGCACTTGACGACATCAAAAGATGGGTGCATGCTGCTATTGAACAATATGTACTTGAAACTCAGGAACTTTTCAAGGACATCATCTTGACACCGGCTATGGCCATGCATGAAATGGTGGCGGCACAGAAAAAaagagttgttggagtGCCTATGACAGGTTACAGATGGGATCAAAGAGACATCGATACATGCTTGGAAAATAATCTGGTTGATAAGTCTGATAGCAAAAGTCTTCAGTATTGCCGACGCCGACTTTCTAGATTAAACGACTTTTTATTTTAtatgatcttgttgacgTGTGGGTCGCCTTATCGTTTAACAGAATTATACCTGGTGCTTATACGTGACGCACATAGATTGGGAAGTAATGTGTTTGTTGCTGATGGGATGCTTGGACTCTTtaccaacaatggaaaGAACACTATGAAATACAGTCGAGTACGTCCTATTGTCAAGATGCtaccagaagaagtgtCGGAGTGTTTGGCTCACTATATCTACTTTGTCAGGCCGTTCGAACATAAACTTGTGGAGTATGAAGAACAGACTGGTTCAATGAATGTCACTGAGTTTGAGAACCTCAGTGATAAATACAAGCTCCATTTATTCATGGGAGAAAAGAACATCAAAAGCAGTACTGTCCTTGGAAAGTCGTTCCGTCAGTTCAtggcttcaacaactccatATCTTAGAGGACTCAATTATGGGGAAATAAGACAGGTGCTTTCATATTTAGTTGCGGAGAATGTCTCTGGGATGGTTGGATTACAGATCATAATTGACAAGGCTCTTGCCGAACAGGCTGGGCATTCTTTTAATAGGTTTGTCGAAAGCTATGCCACAAATAGAGATGGATATAATCATGTCATGCTTCGACGAATGAGAGACTGTCTGGCAGCATGGCATAAGTGTTTGGAGATGTCCACTCTTCAAATATTTTCACCTAGTATATGGATTGAGGACGAACCACCTAAATTGACAGGTGAAGAACTTCTAGATGCTGGCAGACAGATGTTTGGGCAACACTTTAAGTTCAAGAAGGGGCAGCAACGGGCCGCGTCGGATGTGGCTAATTGCTTCAGTATGACGGTGGCCATTAACCTGGGAAAGACGACTTGTTGTATCATTGCGATGTTGGCGGAGCTTTCTTTCAGTCGTCGGCAGTCCGAACGAGGTAGAAAGATTCACTTAGTTACCATATTAGTGGTACCTTACATTTCTATACTCAACTCCACCATCCGGCAATTGACAGAGTTAGGATTCAAGGTGCGTACGTTTCGTGGAGTAGATGCACTGGTCAATGACTACGATGTTCTATTGATGCTGGTTGAAGACGGGCAACTTAGATATCTTAATCAAGTAATCCGATATTTTGAGTCCACGGCTCATCAAGGCAGGAGCTTTCTCCGGCGGGTGGTGATTGACGATGCCCATATATTGCAGATGAAAGATTTTGTGGTCGATGGAAACCGAAATGTACCCGTCGTATTTTTGACATCATTCCTTCCGCAGGTTTCAGACAATTCGATGCGGACGTTATTTAGTCTCAATCGGTTGGGAAGGGTGTCATCGCAGGAACCACTGTTGCCTCACAAAGaatatattcttttcaagaagccGAATACTGCGTCAATAAATCAAATGATTTTAAACAGAGTTAGGAGTTTGGGATCGGCGCTTGTGCTTGTTCAATCTAATGTAGATGTGTTATACTTGGAGCATGTATTGGATGAGGAGGATGTTCTATGTATAGGTATCTGTGGAGAACCGCAGAGTAGAACAGCAGCATTAAATAAGATGGTGAGGGAGAATATCAAGGTAGTGGTTGCTACGGCACAAGCCATGGTGGGACTTGATGAGTTCGAAGCCAGAACCGTCTTGTTTGCATATTCAATTAAAGACCCGATAGAGTTGCTTGTTGGCAGTCAATTGAGCAGTGGGAAGGTAGAGATGGTGTTGTACAACACTAGTTCGTCTAAGTTTCAACGGGACTTATTGGACAGTTGTGTTAATATAATATTGATGAGACACATGCGGTTAACGGAAGAAAGCTGTTATGATGCTGGTAAGGAGCAGTGTCATTTTTGTGtcaacaagagaagaagattagaagaaattggatga